In Halobaculum rubrum, the following are encoded in one genomic region:
- a CDS encoding DUF7385 family protein has product MARLDVSDGFDVHDYRSKLKLIRQDAGSMSLTNREGLGCPACGDPFERLFVSDDETVTFASAPDGPICLARTDDRLLVMTH; this is encoded by the coding sequence ATGGCGCGCCTCGACGTCTCCGACGGCTTCGACGTACACGACTATCGGAGCAAGCTGAAGCTCATTCGACAGGACGCCGGATCCATGTCGCTGACGAACCGCGAGGGACTCGGCTGTCCCGCCTGCGGCGACCCGTTCGAGCGGCTGTTCGTCAGCGACGACGAGACGGTGACGTTCGCCTCGGCGCCGGACGGCCCCATCTGTCTCGCTCGCACCGACGACCGGCTGCTCGTCATGACGCACTGA